TGCAAAATTTTCTCTAACATGACCCGTGTTGCAGAAATTTCCTGCAACACGATCTGTGTTACAATGATAGAAAGTGACGCTCGGTTGCTCAATCCACCTGATCCGATGGCTCGCGAGCCTTAAAAGATCCGCTGGCATTTAAAAAGTTTACGAACTTgaaacaaaaaatgaaaaaagaggaaaatggaaaaagaaacaaaaaaaagaaaataaaaaatcgCTTGTTGCTGTGACCACGCTGAGGCAACGCAAACGCAACGACTGGACCCCTCGCGTGAATGATGCGTACAGGACCAACGCCAAGCGagaaaaataaacaaaaaaataCGAATTTTGATGTCTATATCATACGGTTAGAAAGTTAGATGTTAGGTATACTACTATAGATATGAAATAGTAAATCTGTAATTTCCTATGCTTGTATATAACGAATAAAGGATGTTTGAAgtgtcaaaaagaaaaaaaacacgcCTTGTCTAGCAGATGCTCCTATGCATCATCTCGTTGTACTGCAGCCAGGAGATCTGCCGCTGCATCCTCATCTGCGAGTAGAAGTTGGCGATGAACTCCTCCGCCTTCACGTCCACCCCGGCGTCCTCGCCGTCCTCTTGTTCCGCGGCGCCGAAGTTCGCGCAGCTCGCTCCCATCACCGCCCGCTGGAGCAGCTGCTCCTCCGCGCAATCGTCGAGGTTCTCGACGCCGTACTCGCTCGGCCCGGCACCGTGGCCTTCCCCGACGCTGCCCGCGTCCCTCTCGCGCGGGTCACAGAAGAAGTAGCGGTCACCACTGTAGTCGTCGGGGGTGTCCGGGACGGCGGGGGCGATGCAGGGAATGAAGCGGAGCACGCGCGCGGAGGGGGCGCGGAACCGGAACGCTGGAGTCTCGTCGATGGAGAACTCGCGCTCACCGTAGCGCAGCCGGTCGCCGCGCCTGCTGCACCCCAGGGTCTTGAGCAGGCCGAGGCCGTGCACGACGATTCCCTTCCGCGCCCGGAGCGCCGCCAGCCGCAGCAGGCGCCACGCCCGCCCTCGGATCGACGCCCTCCTCATCGCCTTAGGCGTCGTCGTCGCCATTGTAGTGCCGTCCACCGGAATAGCAGCGTCCCCTGTTGCTTGCTGCAATGCTGCTCTGCTGTATCGCTTCTACTACACTAAGTTGGTGATGAGATGAGCGGGGCAGGGAGTGCGGCATAAATAGGGAGCTGGCAGCTGGCTTTGCTTGTGTCGTCTGTCGTGTGGCGGGAGCGGGAGCGCGACGTGAGAGAAGAGAAGCGACCGCGTTTGTTTGGCTGCTTGCTTCGTGGCTGGCACAGAGCTGGAGGCTAGAGCTAGAGCGGTCGTGTAGTGTGGGCGTCCGCCAGGGAAGGGTGGACGCATAGTGCGCGCCGGATCGACCAGACGGACGGCGGGAAGGAAGCGATGCGTTTCTGGACATGGGGGCGTTTCGTGGGTTCAGTTTCCAGCTCCTGGTTTTCCGAACAAGGTTTTGTTTTGCCTGCCAGAGGCGTCGACCGGTAGGGTACTGTACTTACTGTTTCTCTGCCGAGTACTGACAGGCAACTGTGAAAAGTGAAGACTGGGACCTGCTAGATTTACGTGCTTCTTTTGGCGAGGAATTTACGTGCTGTCCATGGTGCTTCGTGCAATCGTGCTACGTTTTGTTGCATACATGGCCTCAACTGTAGTTTTTCTTGGCGCAGACAAAGCTTTGCCGTGGGTTTTGCTTCCAGTCCCGTCTCAGTTCTAGTAGTGAGATAGTGTCAAAGGTCGATTTGTAGTGCATGAACATGTACAAAAAATAAAGGTAGTatcttagggcatctccaacccGACCCTCAAATCCAACACCGTATCTGTTCGTGGACCGGTGTGCAAAGTTTAATAAACTAAACAAATTTTACTAAACAAGACAGATTTCAACATAGTTCAGACATAATTCACGTAAAACAAAGGGTCTGTTTaagacacatctagatgtgacatagttacgTCACATCTAAACTGATGTCCATTTTGTTtatgttttattttttttcttctagttttttttttttttttgttgctgcattatatatttgtgggagtttagatgtgacatccttaaaaaatatctagatgtgaattagataAACTACAAAAGATATGTTGACCAtttaactaaaaactaaaaaaaataacATCCTAACTTGTAGCGGACGACAACCTCGTACACATGGCCGCCCTGGACGGCCGCACCACCATCGTCGTCCCTGTCGTCTTCCTTCCGGTGGCGGAATGGCGCGGGGCACCGAAAGCCTTGCCCGGTCGCCGCCTGGCACCCCTGGAGGAGCCGTTTCGCTTCCTCCTGTGACGTGTGGAGGGCCGCCGCGGCCAATGCCGCCTCCGGCCGCAATGCCCAGGCGGCAGCCTTGGCCCTACCAGCATTAGCTGAGGTGTTGCTTATCGACCATTCCTCGCCAATCTTGGTGAGCTCCCcgtcgaggcggcggcggcgccgcacGACCATCTCTGTGGTGGTGATTGACCGATCGAGAGCCCATGCCGCGTCGGGCCGGGGTCGTTGCGGACCTAGGTCGGCTCCTCGTCCGACTTGGCGAACACAGAGCGGCAGGCAGCGTTGCGCCGCTCCTGCCACGACGCCTACCTTGCTACCCTATGCTCGGCGGACACGACGGCCCGCGACGAAGAGGAGACGCCACCACCGAGAGTGGAGGATGCGCCTGCGTGCCTCCGTGTCGCGGGCGGCAGCTCCTTGACGACCTGGTTGCGCTAGTTGCAGCGCGCCGGCGATGCCGGCTCCTCCTTCGAACGGCGCCAATTGGACGCTACAGTTGTGTGGAGGGTGTCGGCTCCTCCTTCACGCGGCGCCCGATTTGGACGCCGCTGTTTGGGGGAGGGGCGTCGGCTCCTCCTTCACATGGCGGAGAGGCGACGCCTACTCGTGTTTAGCATGGAGGGGAGTGCGGTTCCTCCTTGACGGCACGCGGCGACGAGGGCGGGGCTGGATCACATTCCTGGAGTGATCGCTCGCCAGGAGCTCAATTTGACGGACGAACTCCCCGTCCGTCACTGTGGCCTCCGAGAGGAGGCACGACTGCTGAAGgagcggctgcggcggcggtgaCACCTAGTCCTCCTCGTCGCCGGAGGAGAAGGCGATGGTTGATTCCAAGGGTTGCATAGAACGATGGCGGCGGCGCCAAGATCCTGAGGAAGATCTGGAGTCGCCTGCGAGGCGGAGAACCACGACTTGGGCATGTTGTGGATAGGGAGATGAGGAGGAGTTCGGAGAAGCGGCTGAGCACGGAGATGTGGATGTGGACGTCACCGGAGCACAGATTATATAGGCGCGGCCAGGCCACGAACGGACTGTCAGACTGCTTTAATGCGGCGCAACGGCCGCAGTTTTGTTTCTTGAGATGGCGTGCCCGCATTGAAGAGGCGACTCCCGTCTAGTCGCATCAGTCAGCGCTGCCCTCCTGTCCGGTCACATCATACGACATCAATGTCGGCTGCTGCAGCTCTAGACTGGCACAAATACAGCGCGGGAAGCGGCCCATCCGTTGGAGAGAAAGTGCGGGGGAGCGTTTTGGATGGGTCCGGCGTGTCGGAGCAGTTGTCCGGACGTCCGACCCcccccctgagggagtcctggattagggggtcctcgggtgtccgagCTATCGAtacgggccggactgatgggccgagAAGATAGAAGCAGAAGActtttcccccgtgtccgggtaggactcccctatgcgtggatggcaagagtGGTGTCCGGATATGTTCTTTCCTTCCTCcacaaaccgactctgtacaactctaggtccctccggtgtgtatataaaccggagggtttagtccatagaggctatgagaattctcataggctagacagctagggtttaccattatgatctcgaggtagatcaactcttgtaacccccatactcatcgaatacaatcaagcaggacgtagggttttacttccatcaagagggcccgaacctgggtaaacattgtgtcccactTGTCCTTTGTTGCCCTCGATCCTGAGACCAATAGTTCGGGACCCCATACCTGAGAttggccggttttgacaccgacattggtgctttcattgagagttccactatgtcgtcaacagaaggatcgatggctcagCTTGTCATCAGCGAAGATGCTGTTTCCGGGGAGATCTTTCCCCCTGGTCAACTTTTTGTGCTTGGAGGCTTCGCTGTGCGTGCCAATTCAACTGGTCACCtcgagcagatcgatagctacgcccctggttaCCAGATCAGATTCGGAAGCCTGAATTAtatcgctgatatccgaggagacttgatctttgaagGGTTCTCGGCCTCGTACGACGCTCCTCATCTACATGAAGGAAGCCCGTCGGATCCACCACCAGGCTCCATTCAAGGATCAACTCTCGTTCCTGCCCTGGCCTTAATTAGATCCAGAACAGACCACTCTGTCCGAAGATGGGAGGCTAAGCCCCACCGGACTCTCTCCTGTTACGGAGTTCCCAACCGGAAACCCACAGGTGGCCATGTTGTCAACGGGCCTGGAGTCAAACAGGACTCTCTCTGTCATCGGGAAACCGGAGCCATCTCTGGAGGTCAACTCTGAACTCTCGAGGTCTGCATCCATTGAGCACAGTCGGGTGGCGTTTACCAGGCCCAGCTCTGCAGGTCCTCAGTCACCCGTCCAACTTTCGCTCCTAAACGAGGctttggacttaatgcgatctctCGCCATTACGGAAGTATCACTTCCGAAGTACGCCCAGCccgaactaggggctgagagcggggaattttacgtcccacccaccacccacttgatagccactgtcgaggacctaaccgacatgctgAACTAcacctccgaagacatcgacggcatggacgacgatgctggagTCGAATCAGGCCAAAATCCACCTATTACTGGGCGTTGGACGTCCACTTCTACTTACggcgtgtacatggtggatacgcccGAAAAGAAGGACGACGATGGCACTGAAGATCCGATTAAGGACAAGCCCGTCGAGGCACCACCGAAGCGCCGACGTTAGCGGCGCCGCTCACGATCTCGTCGAGAAAAGgatagcaataccggcaccggagataaCAACACTCCGGATGATGCCGAAGACCCCGTCAAGCCTGCATCCGAGCAGGACGAACGGGAGGAGGGACAAGTTAACCCCGACGAACTCGTTCATCATGAGGATTCGGAAGATAGTAATTATCTACCGGCCTATGAGGAGGACGTTAGCCTcagcaacgaagatttcatcatgccagaggaacccctcgaacaagaacgCTTCAAGCGACAACTTATCGCCGCTGCAAGGAGtctgaaaaagaaacaacaacagcttcaagccgaacaggacACGCTCCACGACAGATGGACCAAGGTCCTGGctgccgaggaatacggccttgaGCGCCCAACAACGAGCTACCCAAAACGCAGGCTACTACCCCAATTCGACGACGAGCCCTAGAGCCGAATCCGTCAAGATACCACCATGCTGATGAACCAGAACGACCACCACATGGATGGGACAAAACAGCTAATTATGACAAATACCAGCCCGCGCCACCCCACCGTAGAGGCAAGGAGCCATCGGCTCC
This genomic window from Aegilops tauschii subsp. strangulata cultivar AL8/78 chromosome 4, Aet v6.0, whole genome shotgun sequence contains:
- the LOC109785339 gene encoding uncharacterized protein; amino-acid sequence: MATTTPKAMRRASIRGRAWRLLRLAALRARKGIVVHGLGLLKTLGCSRRGDRLRYGEREFSIDETPAFRFRAPSARVLRFIPCIAPAVPDTPDDYSGDRYFFCDPRERDAGSVGEGHGAGPSEYGVENLDDCAEEQLLQRAVMGASCANFGAAEQEDGEDAGVDVKAEEFIANFYSQMRMQRQISWLQYNEMMHRSIC